One genomic segment of Gemmatimonas aurantiaca includes these proteins:
- the nrfD gene encoding NrfD/PsrC family molybdoenzyme membrane anchor subunit, whose amino-acid sequence MASVAHPVREGGGIRGPNIASADVQLPAVRDYEQVDRDIIGTLGFTKKWFLGLSVAVLAMLIGASAWIYQIYWGLGQAGYEPPVMWGNYIITFVFWVGIGHAGTLISAILYLFRAGFRTSIYRAAEAMTVFAVMTAGLFPIIHIGRPWKFFWLIPYPNWRLLWPNFKSPLVWDVFAISTYLTISTTFLFIGLIPDIAVLRDKETNPMRKRILSILSLGWRNSDREWRHFAKAYLFLAAFSTPLVLSVHSVVSFDFAMALTPGWHASIFPPYFVAGAIFSGFAMVWTIAIPMRKWFKLEHYITLNHLDATAKVVLFTSLVVGSAYLIEFFIAWYSSVRFEQEFFWNRVFGQWWWAAWTLLLCNMAMPMSLWSQKLRRNPTWLFILSLFINLGMWFERFVIVVPSLSHEFEPWQWGGYTVSWVDMSFLVGSFGWFFMWFLLFVKQLPVMAIAELKEIVVPRTKYAHEHGVDTAGLHHPYGTETPGEDE is encoded by the coding sequence ATGGCATCCGTCGCACATCCGGTGCGTGAGGGGGGGGGCATCCGTGGGCCGAACATCGCGTCGGCCGACGTGCAGCTCCCGGCCGTCCGGGATTACGAGCAGGTCGATCGCGATATCATCGGCACCCTGGGATTCACCAAGAAGTGGTTCCTGGGGTTGTCGGTGGCCGTGCTCGCCATGCTCATCGGCGCCTCGGCGTGGATCTACCAGATCTACTGGGGCCTCGGTCAGGCGGGCTACGAACCGCCGGTGATGTGGGGTAACTACATCATCACGTTCGTTTTCTGGGTCGGTATCGGTCACGCCGGTACGCTCATCTCCGCCATTCTGTATCTCTTCCGCGCCGGCTTCCGCACCTCGATCTATCGAGCGGCCGAAGCGATGACGGTGTTCGCCGTCATGACGGCCGGTCTGTTCCCGATCATTCACATCGGGCGGCCGTGGAAGTTCTTCTGGCTGATTCCGTATCCGAACTGGCGCCTGTTGTGGCCGAACTTCAAGTCGCCGCTGGTGTGGGACGTCTTCGCCATCTCGACGTACCTCACCATCTCGACCACGTTTCTCTTCATCGGTCTGATCCCCGACATCGCGGTACTCCGCGACAAGGAGACCAACCCGATGCGGAAGCGGATCCTCAGCATTCTCTCGCTGGGCTGGCGCAACAGTGACCGCGAGTGGCGTCATTTCGCGAAGGCGTATCTGTTCCTCGCCGCCTTCTCGACGCCGCTGGTGCTCTCCGTGCACTCGGTCGTTTCCTTCGACTTCGCCATGGCGCTCACGCCGGGCTGGCACGCGTCGATCTTCCCGCCGTACTTCGTCGCCGGTGCCATCTTCTCCGGCTTCGCGATGGTGTGGACGATCGCCATCCCGATGCGCAAGTGGTTCAAGCTCGAGCACTACATCACGCTCAACCACCTCGATGCCACGGCCAAGGTCGTGCTCTTCACGTCGCTGGTGGTGGGCTCGGCGTACCTGATCGAGTTCTTCATCGCGTGGTACAGCAGCGTGCGCTTTGAGCAGGAGTTCTTCTGGAACCGCGTGTTCGGTCAGTGGTGGTGGGCGGCCTGGACGCTGCTCCTCTGCAACATGGCCATGCCGATGTCGCTGTGGTCGCAGAAGCTCCGCCGCAATCCGACGTGGCTGTTCATCCTGTCGCTGTTCATCAACCTCGGCATGTGGTTCGAGCGCTTCGTCATCGTGGTGCCGTCGCTCTCCCACGAGTTCGAACCGTGGCAGTGGGGCGGGTACACGGTGAGCTGGGTCGACATGTCGTTCCTGGTGGGCTCGTTCGGCTGGTTCTTCATGTGGTTCCTGCTGTTCGTGAAGCAGTTGCCCGTGATGGCGATCGCCGAGCTCAAGGAAATCGTGGTGCCGCGCACGAAATACGCGCACGAGCACGGTGTCGATACCGCCGGTCTTCATCATCCGTATGGCACGGAAACCCCCGGGGAGGACGAGTGA
- a CDS encoding TonB-dependent receptor — protein sequence MVHFPRSSFAPTIAATVILLASASDAAAQAVLTGRVIAASDGRPISDVEIGIAVLKRTTTTDSTGAFTLVDITPGRYLITARKLGYRPFSTMASIVSATGVDYEYVLEAAPTELAKVKVEATPIEARFAGFEERRARKIGRYLTAEDFAQADGRQVGDIVAAIPGVSIVRGRGNEAWYASRRGAETLLLSRKIRLEEVNRGADPGNAACYATVVLNGQVVFNGDERQPLFNLNTINPRDIRGVEVYTGTATVPQEWLTGHGGCGVIAIWTK from the coding sequence ATGGTCCATTTTCCGCGCTCGTCGTTCGCCCCGACAATAGCGGCGACCGTCATCCTGCTCGCATCCGCATCCGATGCGGCAGCGCAGGCCGTACTCACCGGTCGCGTGATCGCCGCATCCGACGGACGTCCCATCTCCGACGTGGAGATCGGGATCGCGGTGTTGAAGCGTACGACCACCACCGATTCCACGGGTGCATTCACCTTGGTGGACATCACACCGGGTCGCTATCTCATCACCGCACGGAAGCTCGGCTATCGTCCATTCAGCACGATGGCGTCCATCGTCTCGGCGACGGGCGTGGACTACGAGTATGTCCTCGAGGCGGCGCCGACCGAACTGGCCAAGGTGAAGGTGGAGGCCACCCCGATCGAGGCACGATTCGCCGGATTCGAAGAACGGCGGGCCAGGAAGATCGGACGGTATCTGACGGCGGAGGATTTTGCCCAGGCCGACGGACGACAGGTTGGCGACATCGTGGCGGCCATTCCTGGCGTGAGCATCGTGCGGGGCCGGGGCAACGAAGCCTGGTACGCCAGCCGGCGCGGGGCGGAGACACTCCTCCTCAGTCGCAAAATACGCCTGGAGGAAGTAAACCGCGGTGCCGATCCCGGGAACGCCGCGTGTTACGCCACCGTGGTCTTGAACGGCCAGGTCGTTTTCAACGGCGATGAGAGACAGCCGCTCTTCAATCTCAACACCATCAATCCGCGGGATATCCGGGGGGTGGAGGTGTACACCGGTACCGCCACGGTGCCGCAGGAATGGCTGACGGGACATGGGGGATGCGGGGTGATCGCGATCTGGACGAAATAA
- a CDS encoding GntR family transcriptional regulator encodes MKSAAPSAGESVTGRGASITRAYEEIRDLIVYGRLAPGTRIIESDIAVHLGVSRTPVRSALHRLQQEGYITAVDRAKERRLVVAPLTQSDALELFLMVGQLEGLAARLAAEQPATDRAALVTQMRALNGDLASAGRSVPSVPSRFFELDMAFHRSYVVAAAGPRLLALHEAIKPQAERYTRLYVNSLVDEIGKSVTEHEEINRAIEMGDPEAAEKAVEANWRNAANRLAQVIDHHGERGRL; translated from the coding sequence ATGAAATCCGCTGCACCGTCAGCCGGTGAGAGCGTCACCGGACGCGGGGCCAGCATCACCCGCGCGTACGAAGAGATCCGGGACCTGATCGTCTACGGGCGTCTGGCTCCGGGCACGCGCATCATCGAGAGTGACATCGCCGTGCATCTCGGTGTGAGCCGCACGCCGGTGCGAAGTGCGCTGCATCGGTTGCAGCAGGAAGGCTACATCACGGCAGTCGACCGCGCGAAGGAGCGGCGACTGGTGGTCGCACCGCTCACGCAGAGTGATGCGCTCGAGTTGTTTCTCATGGTCGGGCAACTCGAAGGATTGGCGGCGCGCCTGGCGGCCGAACAACCGGCCACCGACCGTGCGGCCCTGGTGACGCAGATGCGGGCGCTCAACGGCGATCTGGCGAGCGCCGGACGGTCGGTGCCATCGGTTCCGTCGCGATTCTTCGAGCTCGACATGGCCTTTCATCGCAGCTATGTCGTGGCTGCGGCCGGTCCCCGGTTACTCGCCCTGCACGAAGCCATCAAGCCCCAGGCCGAGCGCTATACGCGGCTCTATGTGAACTCCCTGGTCGATGAGATCGGCAAGTCGGTGACCGAGCACGAGGAGATCAATCGTGCCATCGAGATGGGTGATCCGGAAGCGGCGGAGAAGGCGGTGGAGGCGAATTGGCGGAATGCCGCCAATCGCCTCGCGCAGGTGATCGACCATCACGGCGAGCGCGGCCGCCTGTAG
- a CDS encoding cytochrome c, producing the protein MSSAVTRVLRLSSAVVLPVAFGACNWFTDFKTQPSIEPWEPVSQLASDTTTPPRGNPQGSVPVQGMTAAAWQISYERLPVVIDSFNPIPNPHLATEASVENGRKHYQINCAVCHGMAGDGNGGLKKVNAAYGFSPSLLTPQALGRSDGYLYGMIRNGRGLMPSYNRIEDQDRWDVVNYIRALQGKGSVKADTTLIGYPGQNGTTVPRASATAPTRPVPFVRPTQTPTPGSPNLNSGTFKGNNEFDTMRKLHGSHDEKAAAGEGKEKHE; encoded by the coding sequence ATGTCTTCTGCCGTGACACGCGTCCTGCGCCTGTCTTCCGCGGTGGTGCTGCCGGTGGCGTTCGGCGCCTGCAACTGGTTCACCGATTTCAAGACGCAGCCCAGCATCGAACCCTGGGAGCCGGTGTCGCAGCTCGCGTCGGACACCACCACCCCGCCGCGGGGCAACCCGCAAGGGTCGGTGCCGGTGCAGGGGATGACGGCGGCCGCCTGGCAGATCAGCTACGAGCGTCTGCCGGTGGTGATCGATTCGTTCAATCCCATCCCGAATCCGCACCTCGCCACCGAAGCCTCGGTGGAGAACGGCCGGAAGCACTACCAGATCAACTGCGCCGTGTGCCACGGCATGGCCGGCGATGGCAACGGAGGCCTCAAGAAGGTCAACGCCGCCTACGGCTTCAGCCCCAGCCTGCTCACACCGCAGGCGCTCGGACGCTCCGACGGCTACCTGTACGGCATGATCCGCAACGGGCGCGGCCTGATGCCCAGCTACAACCGTATCGAAGACCAGGATCGCTGGGATGTGGTGAACTACATCCGGGCGCTCCAGGGCAAGGGATCGGTCAAGGCGGATACCACGCTCATCGGATACCCGGGTCAGAACGGCACCACGGTGCCGCGCGCTTCGGCCACGGCGCCCACGCGTCCCGTGCCGTTCGTTCGCCCGACGCAGACCCCCACGCCCGGTTCGCCGAACCTCAATTCGGGCACGTTCAAGGGCAACAACGAGTTCGACACCATGCGCAAGCTGCACGGATCGCACGACGAGAAGGCCGCTGCCGGTGAAGGCAAGGAGAAGCACGAGTGA
- a CDS encoding M23 family metallopeptidase: protein MAGTIVRIPLGGATEGGRIFGVEASGIAGCNGVTAASLGGEPLHLAGSGADLHAFAGIPIDSSRGITLRLQCVGGGTTSLRIPTAAGSYRMERLQVAPRFSAPPDSALSARLARESARAAQVSRAAHDTPPLFEQPFARPRPSRITSPFGGGRMFNGTVTSRHMGTDFAGAVGTPVAASNRGVVRIVDAFYLGGNVIYIDHGAGIVTAYLHLSKQLVAVGDTVQRGQTIGQVGASGRVTGPHLHFIARYGQITVDPASLFSLVE from the coding sequence GTGGCCGGCACGATTGTCCGGATACCGCTTGGCGGTGCGACCGAAGGAGGTCGCATCTTCGGGGTCGAGGCCTCCGGCATCGCGGGCTGCAATGGCGTGACCGCCGCATCGCTGGGAGGAGAGCCTTTGCATCTGGCCGGCAGTGGCGCGGACCTTCATGCGTTTGCCGGTATTCCCATCGATTCCTCGCGGGGCATCACCCTGCGCCTGCAGTGCGTCGGTGGAGGGACGACGAGCCTTCGTATTCCCACCGCGGCGGGGAGTTATCGCATGGAGCGCCTGCAGGTGGCACCGCGGTTCTCGGCACCTCCCGATTCCGCATTGAGTGCCCGACTTGCCCGTGAATCGGCGCGGGCCGCGCAGGTATCCCGCGCAGCCCACGACACGCCACCACTGTTCGAGCAACCCTTCGCTCGACCACGCCCGTCACGCATCACCAGTCCGTTTGGTGGTGGTCGCATGTTCAATGGAACGGTCACGAGTCGGCACATGGGTACCGATTTCGCGGGCGCGGTCGGCACCCCCGTCGCCGCGTCGAATCGCGGAGTGGTGCGCATCGTCGATGCGTTCTATCTGGGCGGCAATGTCATTTACATCGATCATGGCGCGGGGATCGTCACGGCCTATCTGCATCTCAGCAAACAGCTGGTGGCCGTTGGAGACACGGTGCAACGCGGCCAGACGATTGGCCAGGTCGGAGCAAGCGGTCGCGTGACCGGACCGCACCTCCACTTCATTGCGCGATACGGTCAGATCACCGTCGATCCGGCAAGCCTGTTTTCGCTGGTCGAATGA
- the menC gene encoding o-succinylbenzoate synthase, producing MIRLDQITLREIRLPLREPFRISSGEVTERRITLLELRDVDGVTVWSEGVAGEQPNYSPEAIDTAWIAMTEWVAPRVLGREFTHARDVFPVLEADFRGNLMAKAAVEMGMWVLEAQRRGVALSTLLGGTRAAIATGISLGIQSSPERLVEKAQAAIAEGYRKVKIKIAPGQDVAYVRAAREALPSAPLMADANNAYTLNDIELLAELDAFDLMMIEQPLAWDDLVQHATLQRRLTTPVCLDESITSVDRARDMVTLGAGRIVNIKPGRVGGFTSSLAIHDYCLTHDIPVWCGGMLESGVGRACNVALASLPGFTKPGDLSPSARYWAQDVVTPEWTMTSDGMVPVPLATPGLGVAVDIDRIDALTVRRVVLR from the coding sequence ATGATTCGTCTCGATCAGATCACGCTGCGCGAGATCCGGCTGCCGCTGCGCGAACCGTTCCGCATCTCCTCCGGTGAAGTCACCGAACGTCGTATCACGCTGCTCGAGCTTCGTGACGTGGACGGAGTCACCGTCTGGAGTGAGGGCGTGGCGGGCGAGCAACCGAACTACAGCCCGGAAGCCATCGACACGGCGTGGATCGCCATGACGGAATGGGTGGCTCCCCGCGTGCTGGGACGTGAATTCACACATGCCCGCGATGTGTTTCCTGTGCTGGAAGCGGACTTCCGCGGCAATCTGATGGCCAAGGCGGCCGTGGAGATGGGCATGTGGGTGCTCGAGGCACAGCGACGTGGTGTGGCCCTCTCCACCCTCCTCGGTGGCACACGCGCCGCCATCGCCACCGGTATCTCACTCGGCATCCAGTCCTCGCCCGAGCGCCTCGTCGAGAAGGCGCAAGCAGCCATCGCCGAAGGCTACCGGAAGGTGAAGATCAAGATCGCGCCCGGGCAGGATGTGGCCTATGTACGCGCGGCCCGCGAGGCACTGCCGTCGGCGCCCCTCATGGCCGATGCGAACAACGCGTACACGCTGAACGACATCGAGTTGCTGGCCGAACTGGATGCGTTCGATCTCATGATGATCGAACAGCCGCTGGCGTGGGACGATCTCGTGCAGCATGCCACGCTGCAACGGCGGCTCACGACGCCGGTGTGTCTCGATGAGTCCATCACCTCGGTGGACCGGGCTCGCGACATGGTCACGCTGGGTGCGGGCCGCATCGTGAACATCAAGCCGGGGCGCGTGGGCGGCTTCACGAGCTCGCTGGCGATTCACGACTATTGCCTCACACACGACATCCCGGTGTGGTGCGGTGGCATGCTCGAGAGTGGTGTCGGTCGCGCCTGCAACGTCGCGCTGGCCTCGCTGCCGGGATTCACCAAGCCGGGCGATCTCTCGCCGAGTGCGCGGTACTGGGCGCAGGATGTGGTGACGCCGGAATGGACCATGACGAGCGATGGCATGGTGCCGGTGCCCCTGGCCACGCCGGGACTGGGTGTGGCGGTCGACATCGACCGCATCGACGCACTGACGGTGCGGCGCGTGGTGTTGCGTTGA
- a CDS encoding DUF3341 domain-containing protein has product MRGVTGAFHELDTTVAAIEDLKKKRLGDVTVYSPTIRHELDHAIDAPVSIVRRFTLVGGLLGVSFGYWIAIWSSNYWPLVTGGKAIASWIPYTIIGFEVMVLVGALSTVAGMFINSRIPRLTTTTGYDARFSGGYFGIHVACDASKADQAEALMRQHGAAEVRREA; this is encoded by the coding sequence ATGCGCGGCGTAACTGGCGCGTTCCATGAGCTCGACACCACGGTGGCGGCCATCGAGGACCTCAAGAAGAAGCGCCTCGGGGATGTCACGGTGTATTCGCCGACCATTCGGCACGAGCTCGATCATGCAATCGATGCCCCGGTCTCCATCGTCCGGCGTTTCACGCTGGTGGGTGGTTTGCTGGGGGTGAGCTTCGGCTACTGGATCGCGATCTGGTCGTCGAACTACTGGCCGCTCGTCACGGGCGGCAAGGCGATCGCGTCGTGGATTCCCTACACCATCATCGGTTTCGAGGTGATGGTGCTCGTCGGCGCCCTGTCCACGGTGGCCGGCATGTTCATCAACTCGCGCATCCCGCGCCTGACCACCACCACCGGATACGACGCCCGTTTCTCGGGCGGCTACTTCGGCATCCATGTCGCGTGTGACGCCAGCAAGGCCGATCAGGCCGAAGCCCTGATGCGTCAGCACGGCGCGGCGGAGGTGCGGCGTGAAGCCTGA
- a CDS encoding amino acid permease, which produces MSEPHTLRRTLGFTDLLLIGIGTVIGSGVYLVPSVVLREAGMRPGAALGVWVVGGVLSLLGALTYAELGAAKPDAGGLYAYLRDAFGPGLAFLYGWTMFVVIASGSIATLAVAFSSYLGQLVTLSPVAARVVSIGVIVLLAAINVRGTRNSANLQNLTTAAKVAGLLLLAGVLMMFGRAPTASPGSGAAGGLTMTGIGAAMIAVLWAYEGWQYVTFSAGEARDPQREFPRAITLATAALIVIYLLANLGYIAALGPAGVAGSERVAAESVATVMGDTAGKAVGALILLSIFSAANGLFLTTPRMFFAMARDGVFFRRLADVHPRFETPAFAIGAIAVWAALLAATGTFQQLLTYVVFTGWAFYALGGVAVFVLRRRAPDAPRPFRVPGYPVTPLLFVLAAGALVLNTMITQPMRAAVGLGAVLLGAPVFSLWRRRSPLG; this is translated from the coding sequence ATGAGCGAACCCCACACCCTCCGCCGGACCCTCGGATTCACCGATCTGCTGCTCATCGGGATCGGCACGGTCATCGGCTCGGGCGTGTATCTCGTGCCCAGTGTCGTCCTGCGTGAAGCGGGCATGCGGCCCGGTGCCGCGCTCGGCGTGTGGGTCGTGGGCGGCGTCCTGTCGTTGCTCGGCGCCCTGACCTATGCCGAACTCGGAGCTGCGAAGCCCGATGCCGGTGGTTTGTATGCCTATCTGCGCGACGCATTCGGTCCCGGGCTGGCCTTTCTCTACGGCTGGACCATGTTCGTCGTCATCGCTTCGGGATCGATTGCCACGCTGGCCGTGGCCTTCTCCAGTTATCTCGGCCAGCTGGTGACGCTTTCGCCCGTCGCCGCTCGGGTCGTGTCGATCGGTGTCATCGTCCTGCTGGCCGCGATCAACGTGCGCGGGACACGCAACAGCGCCAACCTGCAGAATCTGACGACCGCCGCAAAGGTGGCCGGGCTCCTGCTGCTTGCCGGCGTGCTCATGATGTTTGGACGTGCCCCCACGGCTTCGCCCGGGAGCGGCGCCGCCGGCGGGCTCACGATGACGGGCATCGGCGCGGCCATGATTGCCGTGCTCTGGGCCTACGAAGGCTGGCAATACGTCACCTTCTCGGCCGGCGAGGCGCGTGATCCGCAGAGGGAGTTTCCGCGGGCGATCACCCTGGCCACCGCCGCCCTCATCGTCATCTACCTGCTCGCGAATCTGGGGTACATCGCGGCGCTCGGCCCGGCCGGAGTCGCGGGCAGTGAGCGCGTGGCCGCGGAATCGGTGGCCACCGTGATGGGAGACACGGCGGGCAAGGCCGTCGGTGCGCTCATTCTCCTCTCCATCTTCAGCGCCGCGAATGGGCTGTTCCTCACGACCCCCCGCATGTTTTTCGCCATGGCGCGCGATGGCGTGTTCTTCCGCCGGTTGGCCGACGTGCATCCGCGCTTCGAGACACCGGCTTTCGCGATCGGCGCCATCGCCGTGTGGGCGGCGCTGCTGGCCGCGACCGGCACCTTCCAGCAGTTGCTCACCTACGTCGTGTTCACCGGATGGGCTTTCTACGCGCTCGGCGGTGTCGCCGTGTTCGTGCTGCGCCGGCGCGCTCCCGATGCCCCTCGTCCGTTCCGTGTGCCCGGCTATCCGGTCACGCCACTTCTGTTCGTGCTGGCGGCCGGCGCACTCGTGCTGAACACGATGATCACGCAGCCGATGCGTGCCGCGGTCGGCCTGGGAGCCGTACTGCTCGGCGCACCGGTGTTCTCCCTGTGGCGGAGGCGCTCGCCTCTGGGGTAG